The sequence GACGGCGGCGTCGACCTGTACGTGGCCACCCAGTGGCTCCACTCCGACCTGCGCCAGATCGCGCCCGTGCTCGGCCTGCCCGAGGACAAGGTCCGCATGACGCTCTCCGGCGTCGGCGGCGCCTTCGGCGGGCGCGAGGACCTGTCGATGCAGATCCACGCCTGCCTGCTCGCGCTGCGCACCGGCAAGCCCGTGAAGATCGTCTACAACCGCTTCGAGTCCTTCTTCGGGCACGTCCACCGCCACCCGGCCCGCCTCCACTACGAGCACGGCGCCACCCGCGACGGCAAGCTCACGCACATGAAGTGCCGCATCGTCCTGGACGGCGGCGCCTACGCCTCCGCCTCCCCGGCCGTCGTCGGCAACGCCTCCTCGCTGGCCGTCGGCCCGTACGTCATCGAGGACGTCGACATCGAGGCGATCGCCCTCTACACCAACAACCCCCCGTGCGGCGCGATGCGCGGCTTCGGCGCCGTCCAGGCATGCTTCGCCTACGAGGCGCAGATGGACAAGCTCGCGGCCCGGCTGGACATGGACCCGGTCGAGTTCCGGCAGCTCAACGCCATGGAGCAGGGCACCCTGCTGCCCACCGGACAGGCGGTCGACTCGCCCGCCCCGGTCGCCGAACTGCTGCGCCGCGTCAAGGCCATGCCGATGCCGCCCGAGCGCCAGTGGGAGAGCGCCGGCGAGCACGCCGACGTACGGGCCCTGCCCGGCGGCCTGTCCAACACCACCCACGGCGAGGGCGTCGTACGCGGCGTCGGCTACGCGGTCGGCCTGAAGAACGTCGGGTTCTCCGAGGGCTTCGACGACTACTCGACCGCCCGGGTCCGCATGGAGGTCATCGGCGGCGAACCCGTCGCGACCGTGCACACCGCGATGGCCGAGGTCGGGCAGGGCGGCGTCACCGTGCACGCCCAGATCGCCCGTACCGAACTCGGTGTCGCCCAGGTCACCATCCACCCCGCCGACACGCAGGTGGGCTCCGCCGGATCGACCTCCGCCTCCCGCCAGACGTACGTCACCGGCGGCGCGGTCAAGAACTCCTGCGAGGCCGTCCGCGAACAGGTCCTGGAGATGGGCCGCCGCAAGCTCGGCACCTACCACCCCGCCTGGGCCACCGCCGAACTCCTCCTGGAGGGCGGCAAGGTCGTCACCGACGGCGGCGAGGTGCTGGCCGACATCGCGGACGTCCTGGAGGACGAGGCGGTCGACATCGAGCTGGAGTGGCGCCACCGGCCCACCGAGGCCTTCGACCTGCGCACCGGACAGGGCAACGGCCACGTCCAGTACTCCTTTGCCGCGCACCGCGCGGTCGTCGAGGTCGACACCGAACTCGGCCTGGTCAAGGTCATCGAACTGGCCTGCGCCCAGGACGTCGGCAAGGCGCTCAACCCGCTGTCGGTCGTCGGCCAGATCCAGGGCGGCACCATCCAGGGGATGGGCATCGCCGTCATGGAGGAGATCATCGTCGACCCGGTGACCGCGAAGGTGCGCAACCCCTCCTTCACGGACTACCTCCTCCCCACCATCCTCGACACGCCGACCATCCCGGTCGACGTGCTCGAACTCGCCGACGACCACGCCCCGTACGGGCTGCGCGGCATCGGCGAGGCCCCCACCCTGTCGTCCACCCCGGCCGTCCTCGCGGCGATCCGGAACGCGACGGGTCTGGAGCTCGACCGCACGCCGGTGCGGCCTGAACACCTCACCGGCGTCTGACCGAGGCTCCACCCCAGCTCTCCGGGCGGTGCGTGCCACCGGCGAACGTCACACTTCCCCGGCCCGCACCGCCCGGAGGCCCAGGGCCGCACCGCTCGCGGCCCCGAGCCCCCCGCACCCGGAACAGCGGCAGCCGTTCCGATTCCTTCCTGCATGAACAGTTCGTCTCGGGCCGTCCCCCGGGTCGTGCCGCCAGCGCAGTCATCCCAAATCCCGCATTTCGATTCTTCATCGCGGGTGCCCCTGTGAACCTTGGGAGTCAGGCATCATGACCCAGCAGTCAGTGCAGCCGAAGACCGGTGCGGAGGACGCGGGCCCCGGCTCGCGCGTCCCCGCCGGCAGATCATGGCTCGACCGGTACTTCCACATATCCGAGCGCAACTCGACCGTTGCCCGGGAAGTGCGCGGCGGCGTCACGACCTTCATGGCCATGGCGTACATCCTTCTGCTCAACCCGCTGATCCTCGGCGGCAAGGACGTCGACCAGAACGTGCTCAGCCAGCCGGCGCTGATCACCGCCACCGCGCTCGCGGCGGCGGCGACCACCCTGCTGATGGGCTTCGTCGGCAAGGTCCCGCTCGCGCTCGCCGCGGGCCTCAGCGTCTCCGGCGTCCTGTCCTCACAGGTCGCCCCCGAAATGACCTGGCCGCAGGCCATGGGCATGTGTGTGATGTACGGCCTGGTGATCTGCCTCCTGGTGGTCACCGGTCTGCGTGAGCTGATCATGAACGCGATCCCGCTCCCGCTGAAGCACGGCATCACCATGGGCATCGGCCTCTTCATCGCCCTGATCGGG is a genomic window of Streptomyces sp. NBC_00708 containing:
- a CDS encoding molybdopterin-dependent oxidoreductase, coding for MGVTGSPTNINQGTRTKGGIGESTLRPDGILKVTGEFAYSSDMWHEDMLWGHTLRSTVAHAEIVSIDVSEALATSGVYAVLTYDDLPAAMKNYGLEIQDTPVLAHGRVRHHGEPVALVAADHPETARRAAAKIRIDYRELPVVTDEASATAPGAPLIHEGRDDHHIGHVPHPNIVHRQPIVRGDAEAAEARADVIVKGDYYFGMQDQAFLGPESGLAVPAEDGGVDLYVATQWLHSDLRQIAPVLGLPEDKVRMTLSGVGGAFGGREDLSMQIHACLLALRTGKPVKIVYNRFESFFGHVHRHPARLHYEHGATRDGKLTHMKCRIVLDGGAYASASPAVVGNASSLAVGPYVIEDVDIEAIALYTNNPPCGAMRGFGAVQACFAYEAQMDKLAARLDMDPVEFRQLNAMEQGTLLPTGQAVDSPAPVAELLRRVKAMPMPPERQWESAGEHADVRALPGGLSNTTHGEGVVRGVGYAVGLKNVGFSEGFDDYSTARVRMEVIGGEPVATVHTAMAEVGQGGVTVHAQIARTELGVAQVTIHPADTQVGSAGSTSASRQTYVTGGAVKNSCEAVREQVLEMGRRKLGTYHPAWATAELLLEGGKVVTDGGEVLADIADVLEDEAVDIELEWRHRPTEAFDLRTGQGNGHVQYSFAAHRAVVEVDTELGLVKVIELACAQDVGKALNPLSVVGQIQGGTIQGMGIAVMEEIIVDPVTAKVRNPSFTDYLLPTILDTPTIPVDVLELADDHAPYGLRGIGEAPTLSSTPAVLAAIRNATGLELDRTPVRPEHLTGV